From a single Lolium rigidum isolate FL_2022 chromosome 7, APGP_CSIRO_Lrig_0.1, whole genome shotgun sequence genomic region:
- the LOC124678648 gene encoding uncharacterized protein LOC124678648: MRRSNSCLGCVPRSTSALPVERSFAPPSPMQSWPSSDGGFAKGIIDLGGLEARQVTTFAKVWSTAQGGQDGLGATFFQPSPVPAGFRALGHYAQPNNRPLSGHVLVVRDASGTGALLVPPLDYTLVWSSGQDGGAGFFWLPMAPDGYRAVGIAVTTTKDKPPLDEVVCVRADFTEACEDEESVWSSDKDGFTATSLRPAVRGIDARGVHAGTFGVHVQSSTAATTTLACLKNNSGAYTSCMPDLAQLHALLAAYSPQVYLHPNDPYMPSSVPWYFENGALLYQNGSQTSPTPVVADGSNLPQGGGNDGAYWLDLPVDKGQRERVKKGDLAGAKAYVQAKPMLGGTATDLALWFFYPFNGPARAKVGPLTIPLGMIGEHVGDWEHVTLRVSNFSGELLRVYLSQHSTGTWMEASQLEYIGSRPVAYTSRSGHAFYPKEGLVLQGDSKLGIGIRNDCAKGSMMDTGGGRCEVVSAEYLGAGKVAEPAWLGFERGWGPKEEYDIGREINRAARILPRKMRERLGQLVKELLVGEGPTGPKMKGSWRNDERDPKT; encoded by the exons ATGCGAAGGAGCAACTCGTGCTTGGGTtgtgtgcctaggagcacgtcggCGCTGCCCGTGGAGAGGTCCTTTGCTCCTCCGTCTCCGATGCAGTCGTGGCCGTCCTCAG ATGGAGGATTTGCAAAGGGCATCATAGACCTCGGAGGCCTGGAGGCGCGCCAAGTCACCACGTTCGCCAAGGTCTGGTCCACTGCGCAGGGCGGCCAAGACGGCCTCGGCGCAACCTTCTTCCAGCCGTCGCCGGTACCGGCCGGATTCCGCGCTCTCGGTCACTACGCGCAGCCCAACAACCGGCCACTCTctggccacgtcctcgtcgtCCGGGACGCGTCCGGCACCGGAGCACTCCTAGTCCCGCCGCTGGACTACACCCTTGTCTGGTCCAGCGGTCAGGATGGTGGTGCTGGCTTCTTCTGGCTCCCCATGGCCCCGGACGGCTACAGGGCGGTGGGCATAGCGGTCACGACGACCAAGGATAAGCCGCCGCTCGACGAGGTCGTGTGCGTCCGTGCCGACTTCACCGAGGCGTGCGAGGACGAGGAGTCTGTGTGGAGCAGCGACAAGGACGGGTTCACCGCAACTTCTCTGAGGCCGGCGGTACGTGGCATCGATGCCCGGGGCGTGCACGCCGGCACGTTCGGAGTCCACGTACAGAGCAGCACCGCGGCGACGACGACCTTGGCGTGTCTCAAGAACAACAGCGGGGCTTACACGTCATGCATGCCCGACCTGGCTCAGCTGCATGCCCTTCTGGCGGCCTACTCGCCCCAGGTGTACCTGCACCCCAACGACCCGTACATGCCTTCGTCGGTGCCGTGGTACTTCGAGAACGGCGCTCTGCTGTACCAGAACGGCAGCCAGACGTCACCGACGCCCGTGGTCGCCGACGGGTCGAACCTCCCGCAGGGCGGCGGCAACGACGGCGCGTACTGGCTCGACCTGCCGGTGGATAAAGGCCAGAGGGAGAGGGTCAAGAAGGGCGACCTCGCCGGCGCGAAAGCCTACGTGCAGGCGAAGCCGATGCTGGGAGGGACGGCTACGGACCTTGCCTTGTGGTTCTTCTACCCATTTAATGGGCCAGCTCGGGCCAAGGTTGGCCCCCTCACAATCCCGCTCGGTATGATCGGCGAGCACGTCGGCGACTGGGAGCACGTGACGCTGCGCGTGAGCAACTTCTCCGGCGAACTGCTCCGGGTGTACTTATCGCAGCACAGCACGGGCACCTGGATGGAGGCATCGCAGCTCGAGTACATCGGCAGCAGACCGGTGGCGTACACGTCGCGGAGCGGGCACGCGTTCTACCCCAAGGAGGGGCTGGTGCTGCAGGGCGACTCGAAGCTGGGGATCGGGATACGGAACGACTGCGCCAAGGGGAGCATGATGGACACTGGCGGTGGGCGGTGCGAGGTGGTCTCCGCGGAGTACCTCGGCGCCGGGAAGGTGGCCGAACCGGCGTGGCTTGGGTTCGAGAGGGGGTGGGGCCCGAAGGAGGAGTACGACATCGGGCGCGAGATCAACCGCGCGGCGAGGATCCTGCCGCGCAAGATGAGGGAGCGGCTAGGCCAGCTGGTGAAGGAGCTGCTCGTCGGAGAAGGGCCCACGGGGCCAAAGATGAAGGGAAGCTGGAGAAATGACGAAAGGGATCCCAAAACCTGA